CCAAACAAACGGCTGCGATCCTGCGCCGTGTTGTGCGTGATTTTTCAGGAGACCGTCATGAAGACCGCGTTTGGCATCTTCTCGCTCTATCCGAAATCCTTGGCAGCTGGTTTGGCCGCGGCCGGTATTGTGGCTAGTTCTGGCGCTGGTTTTGCCGAGCCATTGGCCCTCGTCTTGGACAAGTCAAAGGCTGTCGCTTTTCCAGCATTCAGTGAACTCTCTGCCGGAGATGTGGTTGAGCTCGGCAATTCCGGACACATTGACCTTCTAGACTACAGCGCCTGCCGCGAGGTGAGGATTACCGCCGGCCGTGTAGTCTTCACGTCCACCGGATACGAAGTCGATGGGGGAGAAGAAAAGGAACTGAGGGCAGGCAATTGCCTGCAGGCGGAAAGCGGAACGGATCCGGACACTGCCGACAAGGGCCTGACCGTCACACTTCGCAGCATAAAGGCGGCCAACAAAACAGCAGCCTCGTTGATGCTCCGTTTCGACGACCAGCTGAAGACCGAATATGACAGTGTGTTCGTGTCCTTTGAAGGTGGTGAACCGAAACGGTTCGAACTCGGTGAGAATGTCTTGACCGATATGCCGGTCCGGGATGAGGAGACCGACAAGATCGACGTGCAGCTCTTTTTGCAGAGCAGCACGGCCGATGGTGAAGTTGTCATGCGGGAGTTTACGATCGATCCGGCGACTGTTGGACGGAAGACGGCTGTCGTAGTTGTAAAATGACAGCGGGGCGTCCGTTTTCAGTCCATTTACTTGGCCGCAAACGGCTGACTGTAGTAATCGCGTTTCTGGCACTTGCAGCCGGAACGATCCTCGGTCTCGGCGCCCAAAACGCCATTTGGGAAGGCTGGTTTGTAGATCGGCTTTTTCAAGCCAAGTCTCTGTTGTCTTCAGAAAACAAAAGCGAAAGAGCACCGGTGGCCGTTGTCGGGCTTGATCAGGTGTCTCTGAATTCCGACCGGCTGGCGACAGTCCCTCGTGTTTTCATGAGCCCAGTATTGGCAACAGCAGGGCAGGCGGTTCTTGACGCTGGCGCGGCGGGCGTCGGCTATGATTTCGTTTTTGCATTTAGTGCTGACTCATTTGCTGACCCCAACACGGGCGAGGAGCGCTTGCGTGGTTTTGACCGGCCGTTCCTCAGGTTTCTCTATCAAAACCGCGGTAAGGTCTTTGTGTCCCGCACCAGTACAGGCGTGCCGCACCGTGCTATTTCCGCCGCTGCCGGCACGTCCGGGGTCCGCTTTGCCGAAGTTTCACCTGATACGGATGGCGTTGTCCGCCGGCATACGCCAGAGCTTCCGCTCATAGATTCTCCTTTATTGATTGATGCCTTGTTGGCGAGCGCGGAAGCCTCCGTTTCGACAAGCTACACGATGATCCCGGAGCATCGGCTTGCGTCATCGATACCCTACCTGTCCTTGATTGATTTGCTGGCGCTGACCGAAACAGAAGCAGGGCGCGAGGCCATCAAGGCGTTTTCTCAAGACCGGGTTATCCTGTTTGGCAGCACCATGCCAAATGAGGATGAGCATCTATATTCTGACCGGTTTTTACCGCAACTGAATGCTGCGATTGCTGAAACGGGTAAGAGTGGCCGTCCAGGAGTCCGGCATGCGACTGCCGGGGTTTTTGTTTTAGCCGATATGGTCGGGGCGGCTTTGTCGGGCCGCATTGCCCTGGATCCGCCGACTGGCACGTTAGTGATCCTGGCACTCGCCTTTGCAATTGGCGGGACGGTCGCTGGCCTGCTTTTGCCGCTCCCGGTTTTGCCAGTGGTGGCCGTTGCCGGAATTTCAGTTGCGTTCGGCATCAGTCTCATTGGATTGCAATCGGGCTATCTGATTGCGCCGGGTGTTGCGCCTGTGGCTGTGGTAACTTCCATGATTGTGGCCGCGATTGGTAAGGTTGGCGTTTTGCAGCGGCGGCAACGATCCCTGGTCAACCTGTTCGGTCACTATCTGTCCGAGGATGTGATCAAGCAAATGGCGGATTCCGAGGAACTTCCAGCCCTTGGAGGTGAAACGCGCCACGTGGTCGTGGCGTTTCTCGACATCGTCGGATTTACGAAGATGTCCGAAAAACTGCCCGATCACGAGGTGGTTCGGGTGGTCAACACGTGTTTTGATATGATCGGTCAGGTCATTACCGAGCATGGCGGTTACATCGATAAATACATTGGCGATGCCATCATGGCTGTCTGGAATGCGCCGAACACGGTCGAAAACCCTGAACAAGCGGCCGTCGATGCTTCTCGTGAGATCATAGCCCTGCTGGATGAGATCCGAAAAGAGACAGGCCAGAGCAGCCTCGATCTCCGCATTGCCTTGAATGCCGGTCCTGTGCTTGTCGGAGACATTGGCGGAGAACACCGGCGCTCCTTCACGGTTATGGGCACCACCGTCAACACGGCCAGCCGGATTGAAAGCGTTGCGAAAGACCGAAAGGTTCGGCTGGCGTTCAGCGACCCGGTCGCTAGCAATTTGCAAGATGGATATCCCGTCAAAAGCATCTGGAGCGGCAGATTGCGCGGCCTCAGCCATGACACTCATGTTTTCACGGTCGATGACCCTGCCGTGTTCATGGAGGGCGAAACACCGTCAGTACCGGGCGGCGATGCATCGGCACCACCGGTCAACTTGTTCAAAGTCTCAAATTAGTCTTTGAGGCGTTGATACCTTCTTTCTAATCACCTGAAACCAAGTTGCTGCCAGGTTGTTCGCGATTTAGGGGCGGAGGTTCTGTCCAGTAGCGCTCCCCGGAGGCAGCTAAAGCATACGCATTGCTCTAAAGGTTCGGAGACCCAGCGCTTTTGGCCGGGCAATTTGATCTGTTGTCCGGACCACTTGATGCGAAAAAAGGCCGGTTTTTGACCGGCCTTTTATGTCTTGTTCAGTGTCCCGACAAGCGGGGCTTACGCGATCTGTCAGTACCTGCTGCCGATCGCTCCACCTATGATGCCGCCAACAACACCGCCCATGAACGCTGCGCCTGCGGTGTTGCCACCGTTGTTGTTATTGTTTTGCTGGCGGGTGTTCTGATTACGGTTGGTTGCCGTGTTGGCCCGTGTGGTACTGCTGCGGGTTTTCTTGGCAGCAGCTGCTGCCGCCCGCTTGCGGTTCACTTCGGCCACATAGGCTGCGTATTGAGCCTCGGTCTGAGACGTCAGCAGCACATACTGGGCAGCTGTGAAGTATCCACTCGGAACCAACCCGTTCTGGGTCTGCCAGGTAGTGATACCGGCGCGGGTTTTTGGGCCGAAGGCACCATCCGGGCGGCCGACATTGTTGCCGGTGAGGTTCAACCGGGTTTGGACTTCGCGGCGTGCCGTGCGGTTCCAGCCGATCGACGCTTCGGTATCCGCAGTGCCTGCAACCAATTTTTTCGGATCCGGAAGATTGGTCGCAGTCGTCGCGACACCAGTCTCTGTTGCTTGGTCAGCTGCTGTCGAGTTCCGGGACGCAACCTGCGTTCCAGACTGAAGGCGTTTGATCGCGTTCCGCGCGAAGTTCTTGAAAGTCCCTTCCGGATAGGCCGACAGATAGGCTTCATAGTCGGCAATCGTGTCGCTTTCCTTCACGGTGTTCCAAACCAGCTTCTCCCGTTCCCAGGCGATCGTGGACTGGGTCGCTGCGGCAGAGGCCGCCGGAGCTGTCGCCTGCGGTGCCGTTTTGGCTGTGTCACCGAGGCTCGCAACTTGCTGAGAATCAGCATCAGCCTGTTTGTTCAGGAATACCTCTCCAATCAAAGAGGCATTCACCCACGGGCGCTGACGCTTTTCAGTTGCGTCATAAACATCACCAGTGACCCGGGTCATGACAGTCTGAATGGAAGCGTTCGGTGTGTCGATGTGACGGATCAAAGCGGATGTAAACGGCGAGTTGCTGCCTTCGCCATCGAGGGCCACGTCGCCCGGGCTGGTTGAAAATGCAATCACAGAGCCTTCACCGCCGGTCTCCTGAACCTTGATCTCTGCAAGGCCTGTCCCGACACTGCCGGACCGGCTCGGCCCCATGCGGCGGGCCAGAGTGCGGGCCAGCGGGTTGTCACGGCAAGCGTCAAGGAACACCATCTGCACTTTCACGTCTTTCGACATCTGGCGCATTATGAAGTCGACCGAGATTGTCTCAAAATCGATTGAGGTCTCGTCTTCGATTCTGGCGTCAACCGGGATCAGAAGGTTTTGGCCGGCGATCTGCATGCCGTGGCCTGCATAAAAGAGGACGGCAATGTCGGCACCATATGCCTTCTTTGCGAATTCCATGACAGTCCGGCGCATGTCCGAATAGGTTTGGTCCATGCCGGACACAACGTCGAAACCAAGGCCGCGGAGTTTTCCGGCCATCACTTCGGCATCATTGGCCGGGTTTGGCAGTGCGACTGTGTGTTCATAGGCGCCATTGCCGAGTACAAGCGCAACGCGTTTCGCCAACGCAGGTGAGGTGCCTGCCAATGCAATTACAAGCACGGCGATCAAGTGTTTGAACATCTCCATGTCCTTTCATCGATCTGGTGTCGCCGGTCGGTTGATCCGATCTTGTTCAGATATTCGTTCGTCTTTGAACTCATAATACCTGCAGACGCGCTATTAGATTGTAATGTGTGTCACAAGAGGCCGGAAAAGACAGGTTTGCTGTCAGAGGCTGGAATGAGCCCAGCAATTCCGCCAATTTCGTTTGCCCCAAATCGATAACGATTATAGACGGAGCCAAGTAAATTGGCCACGCTTAAGTGCTCGCATGGAAAGCGGAGGTTAAAATATGCCAGAGGTTTTTGAAAAGATGGCACGCCCAACGGGACTCGAACCCGTGTTTCCGCCGTGAAAGGGCGGCGTCCTAGACCGCTAGACGATGGGCGCGCGGTCGACGCGGTTGCGTCGTGGGGAGGCTTATAGGCGGGAAATGATTGGCCCGCAAGTGCCTTTTGGAGAAAATTTCACAGGCCCGGAAACTCGGGCCTGTGCTTGTTGAAAACCAGCGATCAGCCGGAAATCATTTGTCTGAGCTCGGCGGGGATACCTTTAGCCGGATCACCACTCGCCAGTGTTGCCCATGGACGCCCAGGGTTCCCTGATTTCAAGGGCCTGGCCTTTTTGCAGAAGCTCGAAAGAGATGTTGTCCGGGGAGCGAACAAATGCCATGCGGCCGTCGCGCGGCGGGCGATTGATGGTCACACCTTTGCTCTGCAAAGCCTCGCAAAACTCATAAATGTTGTCGACTTCATACGCGAGGTGACCAAAGTTGCGGCCGCCGGTGTATTCTTCCGGATCCCAGTTATAGGTAAGTTCCAGAACCGGACGGGCGTTTTCCTTCGCGCTTTCAACGTCATCAGAGCTTGCAAGGAACACAAGAGTGAACCGGCCCTGTTCGCTTTCATAGCGGCGGGTTTCGGTCATGCCCATTTTGTTGCAATAAAAATCGAGCGAGTCTTCCAAATTGGAAACACGAACCATGGTGTGCAAATAACGCATGTCTTACCCTCTTTAGCAGCGTTTTAAATTTGATGGAGCAACGGACCGGCTCATGAAGATCATCACCGAACTGGCCGAAGCGCAGGAATATGTGTCGTCTTTCGCCGAAATGCCCACTGGATCCATCGTCGCGTTGACGGGCGCGGGCATCTCAACTGATTCCGGGATCCCTGATTTCAGGTCACCCGGTGGTATTTGGTCTCAACGTGCTCCTGTTCAATATCAGGATTTTCTGGCTTTTGAAGAGAGCCGTCTTGAGGACTGGGACCGCCGGTTCGAAATGCAGGCTTTTTTTTCAGCCGCAGAACCGAACCCCGCGCATCTTGCGCTGAGCAGTCTCAGCGAAAAAGGACAGTTGTCCACTTTGATCACGCAAAATGTCGACGGATTGCATCAACGATCGGGTGTTTCAGCGGATAAACTGATCGAGCTGCATGGCAATTCCACCTATGCCACCTGCCTGGAGTGTGGCCGTGAGGCCGCCCTGGATAACCAGAAAGCCGCTGTCGAGGCTGGGGGCAGTCCGCGCTGCACGGCGTGTGGCGGACTTTTGAAAGCTGCGGTCATCAGTTTCGGTCAGACGATGCCGGAAAAGGAAATGGAACGGGCGGTGGACGCATGCCAGTCTTGTGATATTTTTCTTGTACTCGGGTCTTCCCTTGTGGTGCACCCCGCTGCGCAATTGCCCGTCATCGCAGCCAGCAGCGGTGCGGACCTGGTGATTCTCAACCGCGAAGAAACGCCGATCGATTCGATCGCTAAAGCCATCTTGCGAACGCCACTAGCGGCGACTTTCGCAAATTTTCTTATGAAACCGGCGTAAATCGCTGAAATGGTCTGTGGTTAGTCTGTTAATTTTTCTTTGCGGCAAAATGTGCGGTGTTATCCTTTTGTTAGGAATCAGCTGGTGGGTGCGTCGTTATCGGGCCCGAAGCTGGTAGATGTGCACCAAAGACGGGACATTTGATTATGGGGGTTAAAGCCGCACGGGATCCCCGCGCACTCGAAGACCTGACGGAAGATGTTGCCGTTGATGTATTCGAGGTTGCCGGAACGATTAAATGGTTCGACGTCGGTAAGGGCTACGGCTTTATCGTACCGGACAGTGGCGAGACAGACATTCTGCTTCACGTGACATGCCTGAGGCGGGACGGTTTCCAAACCGCTTATGAAGGTGCACGCGTAGTGTGCGAGGTATTGGACCGGCCGCGCGGGCTTCAGGCGTTTCGCATCCTTTCCATGGATGAGAGCACGGCCGTTCACCCGTCTCAATTGCCGCCCTCGCGGACCCACGTACAGGTGGTCCCTGAGACAGGCTTCGAGACCGCGACCGTCAAGTGGTTCAACCGTGTGAAGGGCTTTGGCTTCCTAACACAAGGTGAGGGGACCGAAGACATCTTCATTCACATGGAGACGCTCCGACGCTATGGCATTACCGAACTGCGGCCAGGCCAAGAGGTGCTTGTGCGCTTCGGTACCGGTCCGAAAGGACGTATGGCCGCCGAGATCCGGCCGGTTGGAAGCGGCACGCATATCCCAGCGTCTCATTGAGACAGGGCGCATCACAGTTTACGGCCGGACATGTTCCGGCCTTTTTTAATGGTGTATCTCGATAGAACCTGTCGCAACCGGAGTTCTCATGAACGCGTACCACTTGCCCCGATCCGTTGCCCTGGCATTGTGTTTGAGCTTTGCCATCCTTTTGAGCGCCGTGAGCAACGGCTCGTTTGCCGGGAACAGTCAAACGCTTCCGACCGAGCAGCTGACCGTCATTTCCGGCGTGAACGAACATCGGTTTACGGTGGAAGTGGCTTCCACGGATACGCAGCGGGCAAAAGGGCTGATGTTCCGGGAAGAAATGGCGGCAGAGCACGGCATGCTGTTCATATTTGATGGCGAATTCGAGCGCCATTTCTGGATGAAAAACACACCGCTGCCGCTCGATATCATTTTTATTTCCTCTGATGGGAAGATCGTCAGCATTGCCGCGGACACCACGCCTTATTCGGAAAAAGTCATCCCGTCCGGCGCGCCGGCAAAATTCGTTCTTGAGCTCAATGCAGGAATTGCCGCCAAGCTCGGCATCAAACCGGGAGACGAAGTTGTTGCCGGATCGATGGGACTGAACGACGCCTGACGAAGACCGTGTCTCTGGAAGCGCATCACTGTTCTGAAATTGACTGTCCACAAGCATGAGCTCAGGGCGTGACTTTCGCTACTTGACGAACGAAGCAAACGCGGATACACCGCCCAAACCAGCCGTCGGGGTATAGCGCAGCCTGGTAGCGCATCTGGTTTGGGACCAGAGGGTCGCAAGTTCGAATCTTGCTGCCCCGACCATTTCTTCTCTCTATAAAAAGTATTCTGCCGGCTAACCAGCAAACCCTTCGTTTGTCTGAATTTTGGTCTGATCACAGCTGCCACTCTGAGGAAATCGGGGAAGTTGTGTTCTTTTTCTTGTGCATCCCGCAGCCGTGTCCCACCCTTGATAAGGGGCGGGAGAAAAGCGGCGGTACCGCTTTTGCCTGGGCCAAGCAGGGCAAGATGTTTAGCGATCAAAAACACCAAACGACTTTGGAGGTGGCCGCGGCGACCGCCGTTGTAAAAGCGCTAATCATGGACGTCGGTCTGACTGTTAGGGAAAGCAGCGATTTTGGTCTTTTCGAAGAGACCATCCGGAAGACTGAAGACAAGTATCTGATGGAGGACTTTTCGCCCCGGTTTTTCGATCTCCACGGTTCAACGGCTTTTTGGATCGGTGCGTATGACGAACGAGGAAATGTCGTTTCCGTGCAGGCTGCAAAGGTTGAGGATCTCCAGGACCGGAGCCTCGCAGAACACTGGCAGCAACAGCAACGGCGGATTTTTGTTGATCCAAATCCGCAAGCGCGTTTCGGCAACGACCATGCCCATGATGCATATTTTCTTCGGGGCAAGATTGTCTACCATGGCAATTTGTGGCTGCGCCGGGATGTCCGCGGCAAAGGCCTTGCTGAGCCTTTGACCCAACTTGGCTTTCTTGTGGCACTTTTGAAATGGTCGCCTGACTATCTCTACGGACTGATGGCCGCATCTGCAGCTGAAAAAGGGTTTGGTATCCGGGTCGGGTACCGGCGGTTTGTGCCCCGCGGTACTCATTGGGAGCTTCCCCCCGGCCACATCCGGCCGGATGATTGGCTGGTGTATTCCACCCGCAACGACCTTATCGGCCTCGCACGGACGATTGCAGCTACCGGCGGCGTTGCAGATCCTGAATAACGCCGTAGTAGGCGCATATCTGATAGCTCGCCGCTGGTGCAGGTCTGATGCCGACAATCAGCCTTTCGAACGCGATTTCGTATGTCTCGCCGTCAAGTGAGATCAGTGTGCGTGCATAACCGTAATAAGGCCGAATATTGAGCGCCGCCTTATAGGCATCTGCAGAAGCCTTTTCCAATTCCGCATCAGGTGTCCGCAATCCGGATGCCGGACCGCCGACGGCTTCCGGGGTGGCCCACTGATCGCCGAACAGCAGCCGTTGACTGGATTCGCGTCCAACATAGAAAATCGGAGGAGGCGCCAAGTCTGAAACCTTGTCGGAACACAAGCTCAAATAATTGATGTAAGGTTTGAGCGTGCCTGGTGTGGCCTGGTGCGACGCGGATTGAATTGCTTCATAGAATTCAGACAGTTTCGGGTCTGCAAGGCCTTGTTCTATAACCTTGGTCCCAAGCTCTGTGAATGTAGATGCCGGACGTGTCAGCACAGTATTACGATACCCTTTTCGTTTCGTCTTACCGATTGAACGCCGTTAACAACAAAGACATGACGTTCAAGAACTCTTCCTGTTTCTCGGGCGGGAGATCGGAAACGTCTTGAACAGCGTAGTCGAGCGTTAAAATCATGTTCCACATTTCGCTGAGGTTTGCAGCGTCAATGTCAGCGCGCAATCCAACCGGATTCAGGCGCCGTGTTTCGGGCAGATCAAAAGAAATCTGGTCATCGCTCTTAAAACCAAACAGGTTCTGAAAGTGATGTTGCATGACTTGCTTTCCTGTTATTGGGTGGCGGTTCAGCCTTTCGCGTCCCGGACACCATTTTTTGCCGGTGTTCTTAATTGCCTAATTATTGGATGGCAGAACTTAACGGCAGAATGCACTCGTAACTTTTTCATTCCAGTTAAAATAATATCACAGGTTGTGTTCTTGCGCCATGTTACAACGCGGCTAGTTCTCCGATTTCTTTCACATCGTTAATTCAGTATTGCTGCGATGCGTCATTTCTGACTGGAATCTTTGTTGCGGCAATCTGTTGCTATCAGAAACATGGGTTTGCTCTTGGTGCAGTGCAATTTGGCGCATGAAACCAGAACAGGTCGACTGCAGATATTGACTTCCGGATCAAAGGAGGGAACAAGCTGATTTGAGATTTGTCACATGTCAAAATGAGCACAGGATAAGACCTATGGTCGCGCGCATTTACCAGCCGGCAAAAACGGCAACGCAATCGGGTAAGGCCAAAACGCAGAGATGGGTTCTGGATTTCGAACCGGAGGTTGCCAAATCCGTCGAACCTTTGATGGGCTACACATCGTCTTCGGATATGAAGCAGCAAGTGCGCATGGTGTTCGAAAGCCAAGAAGACGCCGTGGCTTATGCAAAACGCCAGGGCATCCCATACCGTGTTGAGAAGTCGCAGGCGCGTGTGGTGCGCGGTGCCGCGTACGCTGACAATTTCAAGTTCGACCGCGTCGCGCCCTGGACGCACTAAGCGGAAAGTGATGTCCCTGTTGTCAAACAAAATGATTGTTGAAATGATTGTTTTGATGTCGACAGGATTGGCGGCTTTGCCGCACAAAGGGTTCAGCAATCGCTAGCTCACGGCCCCGTAGCTCAGCTGGATAGAGCACTCGCCTTCTAAGCGAATGGTCGCAGGTTCGAATCCTGCCGGGGTCGCCACTTTTTCTGCAAATGTAATTTCTCAAAGGTATGAAGCTGTTGGACCGGCTCGCGTTTAGATATCGCAGCTAAGACCGTGCCAGGGAGCGGTCGTCTTCAGTCGTAAAAATCACACTGTTATGAACTTCAAATCCGGCTCGAGCCAGCATTCGGCCGCACAGAAGTCCCATAAACCGGTCTCTACCTTTGAAATAAAAAAGACCGGGAGCCCGTGTCCCGGTCAGTCTTTGGAGCGTTGTAGTGAAGCTGGACAAGCTGCGATCCTGTTAGGAACAGGACCGCTGCCGCCAAAATGGCAATGCGGCCAGTGTTTCAGGTGCCGGTGCTGGTTTGATTGACCATCAAAGGTGTAACCTTGGACTTCAGCATGGTGTCGAGATCTTCGCTGCCGTCTTCAAGGGATTGAAGCGCCATATCGAGGAAATATGAGCAAAAGGTCCGACCGTCTTTGTCAGCTTCCTTTTGCGTATAGCGGATCATACGCTTGATGGCCTCTACGGGAGGTTCCTGATCAAGTTTTGGATCTGTTTTAACGTTGGATTGAGACATAATACCACCCACCAGTGTTGCTGTCTTTTGGAGGATTCCTGCACTCTGGAAGCCTTTCAAGATCGCCATGTTGTTGTTGAAGCGTGAAACGAGCGTGATAAAGTCTTCGTGTATTTCACGCAGCGTTGCATTCTGGGTTGTGTGGCCGCTGTCAAAAATGACGTGAGTGAAGGAAATTGTAAGGTGACAATCCCAGTTCCACACTTTGCGGGTCTCGGGCGGCCGATGCTCATGGGAGCAGACGGCGATCCTGTCGCGACCAAAACCCGCAAAGCGCTTGCCATCCTCGGTTATGTCAGCCGTATCAGTGACTTGAGTGCATCCCGCGAAGCTGTCGCC
This window of the Roseibium alexandrii DFL-11 genome carries:
- a CDS encoding adenylate/guanylate cyclase domain-containing protein; translated protein: MTAGRPFSVHLLGRKRLTVVIAFLALAAGTILGLGAQNAIWEGWFVDRLFQAKSLLSSENKSERAPVAVVGLDQVSLNSDRLATVPRVFMSPVLATAGQAVLDAGAAGVGYDFVFAFSADSFADPNTGEERLRGFDRPFLRFLYQNRGKVFVSRTSTGVPHRAISAAAGTSGVRFAEVSPDTDGVVRRHTPELPLIDSPLLIDALLASAEASVSTSYTMIPEHRLASSIPYLSLIDLLALTETEAGREAIKAFSQDRVILFGSTMPNEDEHLYSDRFLPQLNAAIAETGKSGRPGVRHATAGVFVLADMVGAALSGRIALDPPTGTLVILALAFAIGGTVAGLLLPLPVLPVVAVAGISVAFGISLIGLQSGYLIAPGVAPVAVVTSMIVAAIGKVGVLQRRQRSLVNLFGHYLSEDVIKQMADSEELPALGGETRHVVVAFLDIVGFTKMSEKLPDHEVVRVVNTCFDMIGQVITEHGGYIDKYIGDAIMAVWNAPNTVENPEQAAVDASREIIALLDEIRKETGQSSLDLRIALNAGPVLVGDIGGEHRRSFTVMGTTVNTASRIESVAKDRKVRLAFSDPVASNLQDGYPVKSIWSGRLRGLSHDTHVFTVDDPAVFMEGETPSVPGGDASAPPVNLFKVSN
- a CDS encoding caspase family protein; the protein is MFKHLIAVLVIALAGTSPALAKRVALVLGNGAYEHTVALPNPANDAEVMAGKLRGLGFDVVSGMDQTYSDMRRTVMEFAKKAYGADIAVLFYAGHGMQIAGQNLLIPVDARIEDETSIDFETISVDFIMRQMSKDVKVQMVFLDACRDNPLARTLARRMGPSRSGSVGTGLAEIKVQETGGEGSVIAFSTSPGDVALDGEGSNSPFTSALIRHIDTPNASIQTVMTRVTGDVYDATEKRQRPWVNASLIGEVFLNKQADADSQQVASLGDTAKTAPQATAPAASAAATQSTIAWEREKLVWNTVKESDTIADYEAYLSAYPEGTFKNFARNAIKRLQSGTQVASRNSTAADQATETGVATTATNLPDPKKLVAGTADTEASIGWNRTARREVQTRLNLTGNNVGRPDGAFGPKTRAGITTWQTQNGLVPSGYFTAAQYVLLTSQTEAQYAAYVAEVNRKRAAAAAAKKTRSSTTRANTATNRNQNTRQQNNNNNGGNTAGAAFMGGVVGGIIGGAIGSRY
- a CDS encoding VOC family protein, coding for MRYLHTMVRVSNLEDSLDFYCNKMGMTETRRYESEQGRFTLVFLASSDDVESAKENARPVLELTYNWDPEEYTGGRNFGHLAYEVDNIYEFCEALQSKGVTINRPPRDGRMAFVRSPDNISFELLQKGQALEIREPWASMGNTGEW
- a CDS encoding SIR2 family NAD-dependent protein deacylase, whose product is MKIITELAEAQEYVSSFAEMPTGSIVALTGAGISTDSGIPDFRSPGGIWSQRAPVQYQDFLAFEESRLEDWDRRFEMQAFFSAAEPNPAHLALSSLSEKGQLSTLITQNVDGLHQRSGVSADKLIELHGNSTYATCLECGREAALDNQKAAVEAGGSPRCTACGGLLKAAVISFGQTMPEKEMERAVDACQSCDIFLVLGSSLVVHPAAQLPVIAASSGADLVILNREETPIDSIAKAILRTPLAATFANFLMKPA
- a CDS encoding cold-shock protein; protein product: MGVKAARDPRALEDLTEDVAVDVFEVAGTIKWFDVGKGYGFIVPDSGETDILLHVTCLRRDGFQTAYEGARVVCEVLDRPRGLQAFRILSMDESTAVHPSQLPPSRTHVQVVPETGFETATVKWFNRVKGFGFLTQGEGTEDIFIHMETLRRYGITELRPGQEVLVRFGTGPKGRMAAEIRPVGSGTHIPASH
- a CDS encoding DUF192 domain-containing protein — encoded protein: MNAYHLPRSVALALCLSFAILLSAVSNGSFAGNSQTLPTEQLTVISGVNEHRFTVEVASTDTQRAKGLMFREEMAAEHGMLFIFDGEFERHFWMKNTPLPLDIIFISSDGKIVSIAADTTPYSEKVIPSGAPAKFVLELNAGIAAKLGIKPGDEVVAGSMGLNDA
- a CDS encoding ETC complex I subunit, with protein sequence MVARIYQPAKTATQSGKAKTQRWVLDFEPEVAKSVEPLMGYTSSSDMKQQVRMVFESQEDAVAYAKRQGIPYRVEKSQARVVRGAAYADNFKFDRVAPWTH